The region AAGAAGACGCCCTTCGAGGAAGTACCGGCCATCGCCAAGGCCGTGGAGGCCGTGGAGCGCGACATGGCCGGCAAGGGGCGGGTGCTTCTGCGCTACTCGGGCACCGAACCTCTGGCGCGGGTCATGGTCGAGGGCGAGAACCCGGACAAGGTCGAGCAATACGCCGGGGAGTTGGCGGAACTCTTGGAAAAAAACCTGCGCTGAGCGGCGCGCGGGCAGAGGAGGAGGGGCAGCATGCAGATCACCAAGGTCGTCATTCCCGTGGCCGGGTGGGGTACCCGGTCCCTTCCCGCGACCAAGAACATCCCAAAGGAAATGCTGCCGATCTTCAAAAAGCCCGTGGTCCAGTACGTGGTCGAGGAGGCCATGAACGCGGGGCTCACCGACGTGGTCTTCATCAACAACCAGTACAAGAAGATCATCGAGGACCATTTCGACTACAACCCGTCGCTGGAGGACACCCTGGAGCGCGCGGGCAAACTGGACATCCTCAAGGAAGTCCGGGCCGTGGCCGAGATGGTCAACATCATCTCCGTACGCCAGAAGAAGCAGCTCGGACTGGGCCACGCCGTGCTCTGCGCCAAGGAGGTCTGCAAGAACGACCCCTTCGCGGTCATGGTCGGCGACGACCTCATGTTCGGCATGCACTCCGGCATCAGCCAGCTCTTGGACGCGGCCAAAAGCGAGAACATGGCCGTGGTCGGGGTCATCGAGGTGCCGGAGGACAAGGTCAACCGCTACGGCATCATCCAGGGCGAAGAATACGCCCCGGGCATGTACCGGGTGCGCAACTTGGTGGAGAAGCCCGCCATCGGCACGGCGCCCTCGCGGCTGGCCATCGTGGGCCGGTACGTGCTCCTGCCGGAAATCTTCCAGCACCTGGAGAACGTGAAGCCGGGCGTGGGCGGCGAGATCCAGCTCACCGACGCCCTGCAGGGGCTGGCCAACGACAAAAAACTCCTGGCGGTGCGCCTGCGCGGTCAGCGGTTCGACGCCGGGGACTGGGTCGAATATCTCACGGCCAACATCTACTTCGCCCTGCATGACGAGGAACTGCGCGAACCCCTGGTGCGGCGGCTGCGCGAACTCATGCCCTGCTGACGGACGATCGCGGGAATCACGGCCCCCGGGGCGTTCCCCGGGGGCTTTTTTTCGCCCACTCCCTGGGCTAACCACAAGTACGCAACCCCGGTGGACATCATGCGAGCACTTTGGCGGGCCGTTCTCACGAGCCCACCCTACGCGGCCCTGACCTACGCGCGACCGGCCTGGTTCCCCGAGCCATGGCCCGGCCAGCGGGTTCTCGCGCCCGTGGGACAGGGATTGCGCGCCGCCGTGCTCGAAGGGCCGGAAGAGAATGCGCCCGAAGGCGTGACGCTCAAGGAGCTGCTGTGGCCGCTGGACCGCGAGCCTTTGCTGGACGTGGCCTGGATGGACATGGCCCGGAACCTCGCCGCCCGTCAGATGGTCCCCTTGGGGCGCATCCTGGAAGCCATACTGCCGCGCGGCCTACGCACGGCCCAGTTGACCTTCGCCTTGGCCGACCGCGCCGGTGGACGCTTTCCGGCCGGATTGCCGCCACGGGCGCTGAAATCCATGGATGACGCGAACCGGGCCGCGCTCATGGACATCTGGCTGGCCGGAAACATGCGCGTGAGGGTTCATCCGGCCAAGGAAGCTCGTGAGCGCCAGGTTTCCCTGGCCTGCGATCCGCCCTGGCCCGTCCGGCCCAACGCGAAAAAACGCATCGAACTCCTGGACTTCCTGCTGGCCGAGGGGCCGCACAGTCTGGAAGCCCTGGCCCGCGTCCTGGGCCCCGGCGCACTGGCGCTGGCCCAGGCTCTGGCCAACGCCGGTCTCGTGCGCGTGTCCTATGCCGCCGAAGAGGACGATCCCTTTGAATCCGGAGTCGGAGTCTGCGCCACTCCCGCGGAGGAATTGGCCAATACCGGGGAGCAGGAAGCGGCCCTGGCCATACTCCGTACGGCGCTGGAGTCGTCGGGGGCCGAAAGCGTGCTGGTGCATGGGGTCACAGGTTCGGGCAAAACGCACGTCTACCTTGAGCTGGCCGCGCATTGCCTGGAGTCCGGCCGCTCGGCCATTCTTCTGGCGCCGGAGGTGGCCCTGGCCTGTGCCCTCTGGCGCGCGGTCTCGACACGTTTCCCGGAGGCGGAGCGGATTTTTTATCACGGTTATCAATCCCCGGCCCGGCGCGAGGCGTCCTTTCTGCGGCTGGGCCGCGGCAAACGCCCGGCCCTGGTGGTGGGAACGCGCTCGGCCCTCTTCCTGCCTGTGCCCAAATTGGGCATGGTGGTCTTGGACGAGGAGCACGACGAATCCTTCAAACAGGAGGAGCGCCTGTCCTATCAAGCCAAAGAGGTAGCGCACTTCCGGGTGGGGAGCCAGGGCGGGCTTCTGGTGCTGGGCTCGGCCACCCCGGATCTGAAGACCTTCCACGCCGCCAGCTCCGGCCGTATCCCACTGGTGACCATGACCCATCGCGCCGGGGGCGGCACCCTGCCTTCGGTATGCGTGCTGGACATCACGGAACTGCGCGACCCTGAAACTCCGCTGGCCGACGAGGCCCTGGAACGGCTGCGCGAAACCCTGGCCGCCGGGGATCAGGCCATGATCCTGCTCAATCGTCGGGGCTACGCCCCGCTCATGTACTGCCTGGACTGCGGCCAGACCGTGCGTTGCCCGGACTGTCATGTGGGCCTGACTTGGCACAAGCGCAGCGAACGCCTCGTCTGCCACTACTGCGGCCACACCCTGTCCTGGCCGCTGCTCTGCCCCGGCTGCGGGGGGGGGAACTTCCTGCCCCTGGGCGAGGGCACCGAACGGCTGGAAGAACAGCTCCGCAAGCTCGTTCCGGAACCTGAACGCATCCTGCGCCTGGACCGGGACAGCGCCCGCCGCCAGGAACGTCTGGAAGACATCCTGGCCCGTTTTTCCCAGGGCAGGGCCCAGGTTCTGGTGGGCACCCAGATGTTGGCCAAGGGACACCATTTCCCAGACGTGACCCTGGTGGTGGCCGTGAACGCGGACCTGGGCCTGAATCTTCCGGACTATCGCGCCTCGGAACGGGCCTTCCAACTCATGGTCCAGGTATCCGGGCGGGCTGGTCGCGGAGAACGGCACGGCGAGGTGCTCATCCAGACCCGCAACCCCGGGCTGCCTTTTTGGAAATTCGTCATCGAGGGTGACTACCAAGGCTTCTACGAGCGCGAGATAGCCTTGCGGGAGAAGTACCGCTATCCGCCCTTCGTCAAGCTGGCCTTGTTGCGCCTGAGTTTCCCGGTAGACTGGGAGGAAGGCGGGGCGACCGTGGCCGCCTTCGGCAAAGCTCTGCGCGCGGCGGCCAAGCCCCTGTCCATCACGGCCCTGGGACCGGCCCCGGCGCCGCTGGCCCGGCTGCGCGGACGCAAGCGCTATCATTGCCTACTCAAGGCCGCCGACTGGCCCACCATCCGCAACCTGTTCGCGCGCCTGCACCGGGACAACCCCGCTCCCCGCCATCTGCGCCTGGAACTGGACCTGGACCCGGTGAACATGCTCTGAGCATGGGCTGCCATCCGGCCGTCCGGCCTCGACAGTAAGGGGCAAAGCGGCTATCTTTTCCGCCAACCGATTGTAAAGGTGACCACATGTCCGCATTCCGCACCGCGTTTTTTGTCCTTGTCCTGGCCCTGGCCACGGCCGTTCCGACCCTGGCCCAACAGGGCAAGGTGGGCTTTCTTCATCCCCAGCGCGTGCTCAACGAATCCAAGGTGGGCAAGGTGGCCCAGGAAGACCTGAACCGCTTCGCCCAGGAGAAGGATCGCCGCATCCAGGCCGCGACCCAGGAACTCCAGGCGTTGCAGAATGAATTGAAGGCCGGGAACCTGTCCGAGGACGAGACCCGCCGCAAGGCTGACGCCTTGCGGCAGAAACTCCAGCAACAGGACCGGCTGATCCAGGAAAGCAACGAGGAAGTGCGGGTGGAGGAGCAGCGCCTGGCCCGCTACGTCATGCAGAAGGCCGACGCGATCATGCGCCAGATCGCCACGCGCCAGGGCTTCACCATGATCCTCACCGACCCGGAGGCCATCGGCTACGTCGATCCGGCCATGGACATCACCGACCAGGTTCTGCGCGCCCTGGATCAGGCCGGCGACCAGCCGCCGCCGAAGAAGAAATGATCCAAAGAGTACTGCCTGTCCTTCTGGCCGTCCTTTTCCTGGCGCTTCCAGCCGGTGCGCAGGAGTGGGGCGAGACGGCCACCCCGGTGAGCCCGGTGAACCTGCGGCAATCCCGTGATCTCAATTCACCTTCCCGCGACGTGCTCATGCCCGGCGAGGTCGTTCGGGTGGATTTCCTCCGCGACGACTGGTATGCCGTCTTCCGCCTCACGGAGAAGACCCGCGACGAATCCCGGGCCCTCGGCTACGCCCGGGCCGGTTTCTTCAAGCCCGCTCTCGCCGGGGCAGCCGTTTCGACCACCAGCCCTGCGGCGTCGCCAGCCCCCCAACCCAAGCAGGCGGCTGTGAAACCGCCCGTCCCAGCCGAAGATGTCGCCGCGAGCACCAAAGAGACGACACCCGCGTCCGCCGCACCGTCCCGGGAGGAGACTCCGAAGCCGTCCGCCCCGACGGCGAGTTCCACTTCCCCGGAAGCAGCGCCGCCCATCCAGGCCGCCGCGCGCCACTCCAACGCCTGGGGAGAACTGCGCTCCGCCGACCGCCAACTGGCCGTCCGCGCGAAACGCGACCCCGATTCCGAACACGTGCGGACGCTCAAGCCGGGCGAAGTGGTCAAGGTGGACTTTCTCCGCGATGGGTGGTTCGCGGTCTTCCCCCCCGACGCCCCGGTACGCGATGAGTCCCGGGCCATCGGCTATTCCAAGGCGCGTTTTCTGCTGCCTGCGGGCAAGAACGTGACACTCGCCCCTATCGAACCGGTGCGGCCGCTCCCGGTCCCCTCAAAATCCCGTCCCGGTTCCGAGGAACCCCGGCTGGAACCTGCCACACCGCCCATGGCGCTCATGAACTCGACGAATTGGGGCCAGGCTCTCACGACCAAAAACAAGGTAGCCCTTTCCCGCAGCCCCTCGGTCCACGCCGGACACGCCCGTACGCTGGAGCGGGGCACGCCGGTGCGCGTGGAAGATGTGGGGCAAAACTGGTACGCGGTCTACTCACCATCCGAAACCGCGCCCGATCCGGCCAAGGCCTGGGGCTACGCCACGCGCGCCGAACTCGATGGGCAAGCCGAGGACTCGCCGAAAACCACTATCCCCCCATCACCAGCCGCCGCATCAATTTCGCCGTCCGAGGCCCCGCCCCGGCCGGCAGGTCCAGACCTGACCCCAGCGCCCGCACCTCCGACCACTGCTCCCGCATCGTCGTCTTCAGCGGTCGCGGCGAAGCCACAAGCGCCGTCCGTCCAGGCCCCGGTGGCCAAGGGCCTGACCAACCCCTTCACTCCCAGGCGGCCGGAGATGCCCGTGGCGGACAGCACGCTGCACGGGTACCGCTACAAGATTCTGGAGAGCGAGGAAGATCGCGTGGGTGACGTGGCGGTCATCGAGGTGAAGATTTTCCTCGACGTGACCGTTCTTCCCGAGCCGGAAGCCCTGAAGGATTTTTCCCGGAGCATCTGGCGACAGAAGCGTCAGGCCGGGCGGGACGTGGTTCTGGACATCTTCCTGCCGGATATGAATCCCAACGGCTTGGCCTACGCCGTGGCGCATTTCGATCCGCGCGGAGAACTGGAGTTCTGGCTGCGCCGAACCATGCTGTTCGGCACACGCTTCTCGCCGTAGGTGGGATTGGGGGGAGGCCCGCCCCAGGATCAGTCGCCGAAGAGGGGAATGGTCTTTCCCAGGACGGAGCGCAGGCCGGTCTTGCCCGCGTTCGACGCCCGGCGTTTGAGGTAGAGATTGCCGCAGCCCTGGCAGTGCCAATGCTTGTCGTGCTCCTGCAGGCGCACGAGCAGCGCCTCGCGGTCGTAGCAGACCTGACAGAACGGACCTTTTTTCTTGAAATTCTCCAGCAGCCAGTATTTCTGTCCGTCGAACTCCATGTTCTCGGCCAGGTCCAAAACCCTGGCGACTTCGTCCATTTGCCGGCGCAAGGCCTCGTTTTCCTCGCACAGCCGCAGATAGTCGCCCTGAAGCCGCCCGAGGATCGCCCGCGCGCCGTCCAGGTCGCCATTATGGGCCAACTCAAGGGCCCTTTTGAATTCCATGCCGCTGCTGAGAGTCGGGGCCATGCTCCACCTCGCTTGTACAGTGTCCTCGCGCGTCTTATCGGCGCGAGGGGCGCCGTTCTTTAGGGCGGGCGGTTTCGTCCCGGACGGCGAGGCTCGCGAGCCTACTTGGTCTTGTGCGTGTACACGCCGTCCCAGTCCGGTCCGGGCGGCTGCGCCTGAAGCGCCTCGCAACGCTCCGCGTACATCGAGTAGAGGATCTTCTCCCCGAAACGCGAGGAACATTCCTTGAAGGAGTTCCCGGCCTCGTCGAAGCGCGCGGCCTGATACAGGCTCAACGCCCGGCCGTAGGCGTCCAATTCTTCGGCCTGGGCTTCGGCCTGGGACTTGGTGTGAACGGTGTAGAGCGTCACGGGCTCGGTCTTGCCCTTGACCCGCACGCGGTCCATTTCAATGAAGATGAAGCGCTCGCCGCAGGCCTCACGGATGGCGTCGCTGACCAGGATGCGCTGGCCGTAGTACTTGGTCAGACTCTCCAGGCGCGAGGTGAGGTTCACGTTGTCGCCGATGAGGGTATAGTCGAAGAGGTCGGCCGAGCCCATGTTGCCCACGCGCACACGACCGCTGTGCAGTCCCACCCCTATTTGGATGCCGAAGCCGTAAGTCCGTTCGAATTCCCGGTTCAACTCCTCCAAGCGGTCGAACATGACCAGGGCCGCGGACAGGGCGCGGAACTGGTGGTCAGGCACGTCCAGGGGGGCATTCCAGAAGGCCATGATGGCGTCGCCGATGAACTTGTCCAAGGTGCCGGAGTTCTCGGTGATGAGCCGGGTCATGGGAGTGAGATAGGCGTGCAGGAGTTCCGTGACCTGGGTGGGCGTGAGCTTCTCGGAAAGGCTGGTGAATCCGCGCACGTCCGAGAAGAGGACCGTGACTTCCTTCTCCTCGCCTTCCAGCGTCAGCGCGTCGGGATTATCCATGATCCGGGAGATCACCGCCGGAGCCAGGTAATGGGAGAAAGCCCCGTGGATGAATTTTTTGGCTCGTTCCTCGCGCCAGAACTTGAAGGCCGTGATCAGACCGAAGTTCGCGGCCAGGGCCAGATAGGAAAAGAGCGGCGAGATGTACAGACGCAGGTTGTCGAAGACGTGGATCGCGCCCAGCCACAAGCCGACGGCCAGGGCCGCCAGCGGGATGGTGAACCAGACGGCCCGTGCCCAGGTGAGCAGGAGCGTGGTCAGCACACCCACCAGGACCATGCTCAGGAATTCCACGCCTGGTGCCCAGTCCGGGATGGACAGAAAGTCTTTGGAAAGAATGTTGTCCACAATGGTGGCGTGGGTCTCCACGCCGGGGTAGACCGGATCGAAGGGGGTGGACCGCAGATCCTTGAGCCCGGCCGCCGAGGTGCCGATGAAGACGATCTTGTCCTTCAGCTGGCCGAGGTCGGCGCGATCGGAAAGAATGTCGGCGGCGCTGAGATAGGGGAAGGCTCCGGCCCCGCCCTGGTAGCGCACGAGCATCTCGCCCAGGCTGTTCAAGGGCACCACGGCCTGCCCCACCCGCAGGGATTCGGCCCCGCTGGGCCCGAGCTTGAGCACCGCGTTCTTGATTCCGGCGGCCTGCATGAGCGTGGCCAGGGCCAGGCTGGGGTAGAGCCTGCCGTTCCAGGAGACGAGAAGAGGAACGCGACGCAGGGTGCCGTCCCGATCCGAGACGGTGGTGAAGAAGCCGCAGGCGGACGCGGCTTGGGCCAGAAGCGGGTATGGGCAGATCATCTCCCGGGCCTGATGCAGGCACTGCTCGGGCTTGAGTGCGTCGGGGCCGGAGAGCAGGGCGACCCTCGCGGGCTTGACGTCGCACTCCGTTCCGGTCGCCCCGGTCGAGGAGTGCGTGAAATTGAAGCCGAGCACGAACGGCCCCGAAGCCAGCACTCCGGCCAAAACTTGATCGTTGTCTTCCAGTTGCGGCGGCAACCCCTGGAAGGAGACGTCCACCTGCAATTCTTTCTTGAGTTGCTCGCGCAATATGGCCGGCGAGGTGCGATCCGGTTCGGCGAAGAGGACGTCCAGCCCCACGGCCAAGGCCCCGGCGGAGTGTAACTTGGCCAGCAACAGGGCGACCCGGTAACGCGGCCAGGGCCATTGTCCGTATTCCGCGAGACTTTTTTCGTCGATGTCCACGATGAGCGGCAGGTTCGTGGCCGCCTTGTGCGTCCCGCGCGTCAGCAGGACGTCATATATCTTGGAATCCAGGAAATTCAAGACTGGCGGGCGGAAGACGAACAACAACGCCATGATGCAGGTGCAAGCGAGCCCTGATGCGAGGATGATGAGCTTGTCCGTCTTGAAACGCTTCTTGGGCTTGACTGACATGGCTCCCTCCCCGTGGTGCGGCAGTGCTGGACGGCATGTTGCGGAGCGTTTGCGACCCATGCTTTGATGTTTCGGGATGTATCTTTTTTCTCGTCGTATTGGGAGTAGATTTTTTTGTTTATTTATTCTAAATAGTCAAAAAATAAGCCTCGTAAGCAAGGCTGTCGGAACGCTCAGGGGGGGAGAATGAAGCGTCGTTCGGCTCAGAATTGTTTGCTGCTCTGCATGGCGGCCGTTTTGCTTGCGCTGTCCGGCGCGGCCCAGGCGCAGGACGTTCCGAAGTTCCCCCTCAAACCCCTGCTGCGCGATCTGGCCGTGACCCATGACCGCATCAAGGCCGCCGAGGCCTCCTATGAATCCTCCCAGCACATGGTGGAAAAGGCCAAAAGCGGCTGGTATCCGCGTCTGGACGCCACGGCCGAGGGCGGCTACGAGGAAATGAGCAAGCCCGGCCAGGCGACCACGGAGAAGTGGCGCAACGTCCAGGGGCTGCGCGCCACCCAATTGCTCTACGATTTCGGCGGCACATCGGGAAACATCGGCATGTATTCCGGCCTGTCCGGCGAAATGGAAGCCCGGCGCGACCAGACCGTGCAGGATGTCTTGATCCGGGGCATCTCGGCCTACCTCACCACCATCCGGGCCCGCGAAACGCTGAAATACGCCATCCAGTCCGAGGACAACATCAAGCGCCTCTCCGGCATGCAGGAGGCTCTGGTCGCCCGGGGAGCCGGGCTGTCCTACGAAGAGCTTCAGGTCAAGGCCCAGCTCGCGGGCTCCCAATCCTACCGGGTGACCCAGGAGCGAGCCCTGGCCACGGCCAAGAACATGTTCCGCTCCGTCTTCGGCTTCGAGCCCACTGACGTCCAGATCCAGGGAATGGTCGTGCCCGTGCTGCCCAAGGGACTCATTCCCGACACGTTGGACGTCGCCCTGGACACTGCCGTGAAGAACAACTTCGCGCTCAAGGAACTGGAATCCTCGGTGGCCCGCGCCGAGGGCGATCTTCAGTCCCGCAAGGCGAGCTTCTACCCCAAGTTCCAACTGGTGGGCGAAACCCTGCGCAAGGAAAACGACCAGGGCGACAGAGGTCTGCGCGACGAAAACCGCGCCAGCGTGCTCATGACCTACAACATCTTTTCCGGCATGGGCGACATGGAGAACGTGAGCGCCGCCAACGCCGACGTCACCGCCGCGCGCAAGGGGCTCCTTGATCGTCGCCGCACGGTGGAGGAGAACGTCCGCAACGCCTGGGTCGATCTCGAAACCATGCGCAAGAATGTGGAACTGTATCAGAACCAGGCCAACATCACCTGGGAGTTCCTGGGGCTCATCAAGAAGAAGAAGGCCATGGGCGGCGAAGTCAATCTCCTGGACATCCTGGTGGGAGAACGCGACTATATTTCCGCCGTGAGTTCACGCGTGGCCACGGAGATCGACGAGACCCTCGCCGGTTACACCCTGTTGTACCAGATGGGGCACGTGTCCCTGGACAACGTGGCCCGCTAGGGTTCCCCCGGGCGGACACGACCGACGTCCGCAAGGCGTCCCCACGCCATGAAGGAACTGTTCAGACGCCTTTTCCTTTCGCGCCGATTGGCCTGGGAGATCCTCACCGCCTCCCTGTTCGTCAACGTCCTGTCCCTGGCCTCGCCCATCTTCGTCATCCAGGTTCTGAACCGTTATATGGGCTACGGCTTTGACGGCACCCTCATCACCCTGACCACCGGGACGCTCCTTGCCGCCGGCTTGGGGTTCGCCTTCGCCTCGGTGCGCACGCGGCTGGCCTCGGCCGTAAGCGTGGCTCCCGACCGCGAACTGGCCTCGGCCCTGCTGTCCGCGTTGACCCAGGTGCGCCTCTCGGCTCTGAACCGCATTCCACGCGTCCGGCTCCAGGAGATGGTCGATGGGCTCCAAACCATCCAGACCGCGTACAGCGCCCCGCAACTCACGGCCATCCTTGATTTGCCGTTCGTGCTCATCTTCATTCTGGCCGTGTTCCTCCTGAGCCCGCTCCTGGCCTTGCTGACCATCCTGGCCACGGCTGCCGCGCTGATCGGCGGCTGGATGAACGTCACGGCCGGACGTTCGGCCTTCCGGGAGATGCGCTCCTCCACCGCGGCCCACCGCGACCTGGTGTCTTCCGTGCTCTCCGGCGGAGACACCCTGCGCGCGTTCATGGGCGAATTCTTCGTGCGGCGGCTCTGGAACCGACACACGGAGGCCATCCTTTCCCTGCAACGGAAGCTCGCCGCCCAGCGCGGCCTGGGGCAGGCGCTCATAGGCGGCGCGGCCATGCTGCTGCGCGTGCTTGTCTACGCGGTGGGCGCGGTGCAGGCCGTGCGCGGTGATCTGTCGGTGGGCGGGCTCATCGGCGTGAGCATCCTTTCGGCCAAGGTCGTTCAGCTGGCCTCGGGTTTCATGCAGGCATCCTTCCTGCTGGACAAGGCCGGGGAAAGCCTGCGCATGATCGAGGAGTTCCAGCGCCTGCCGCGCGAATCCCTTTCGGGAACCGCCCTGAAGTCCTTTACCGGACGGATCGAACTGCGCGACGTGACCTTCGGTTATCCCAACGCCAGCGGCCCGCTTTTCGAATCACTCAACCTGACGCTGACTCCCGGGGACATCCTGGTGGTTCATGGGTTCAACGGATCGGGCAAGAGCACCTTGACCCGTCTGCTGGTGGGACTCCTGGACCCGCTGCGCGGCCAGATCCTCGTCGACGGAGTGGAATTGCGCCAGCTCGCCCTGGAATGGTGGCGCAAACAAGTTCTCTACCTGCCCCAGGATCCTACCTTCCTGAGCGGTAGCTTCCGCGAGAATATCCTCCTGAATATGCCGGAAGCCTCCAATGAGCGGCTCAACGAGGTCGTGCGACTGGCAGGACTACGCCGACACCTGGATATGAGCCCCGACGGGCTCGACGCGATCATTCTGGAGGCCGGGCGAGATCTCCCGGCGGGCATACGCAAGCGCTTGGCCTTGGCCCGCGCCCTGGTTCCGGCCGGGCGGCTGGCTGTGTTCGATGAGCCCACCGAAGGCCTGGACGCCGAAGGCGTGGCTGCGGTCCACGGCGTCCTCGGACGCCTGGCCAAGGCGGGAATGTCCATCGTCGTCGTCACGCGCGACCCGCAGATACTTCGGGTCGCCGCACAAGTGCTCGATCTCTCGGATAAGCCCGTGCCCAGCGTGGTCCGCACGGCAAGGGCCGGGCAGCGGGAGGCGGCGTCATGAAATTCGCGGACCTGTTCAGCCCGGTGATCGATCCCGGAGACGACACGGTTCTGGTCTCGCGGGCCACGCGTTCCTTCTTCTACCTGTGCGGGGCGGGCTGCCTGCTGCTTTTCTTCTGGAGCCTCGTGGGCAGGCTGGACATCGTGAGCGAAGCTCAGGGGGAAGTCATTCCTCGCTCAAAAGTCAAGCGTATTCAGCACCTTGAAGGCGGCATCATCCGCGAGCTTTTGGTCCGCGAGGGCGACACTGTGACCGAAAACCAGCCCTTAGTGGAGCTGGTCACCACCTCCAGCGAGACGAACGTGGAGGAATTGCAGGTCCGAACCAACTCCCTGAGGGTGGAGATCGCCCGGCTGGAGGCCGAGGAGCAGGGGAAGGCCGAGCCCGACTATCCCGAGGAAATCCGGCGGGAGTCCCCGGAAGTGGTCAACCAGTCCCAGGAGCATTTCCGCTCTCGGCGTAAACGCCTGGAAAGCGAATTGACCGGGCAGGACGAAAAGATCCGCCAGCGCGAGAAGGACGTGGAGGAGATCACGGCCCGGTTGCGTAATTCACGCCACAGCCTGGAACTGCTGCGCCAGCAGATCGCCATCAGCGCCTCGTTGCTCAAGGACCAGCTCACCTCGAAATACAAACACCTCAGTTTTTTGCAGGAAGAATCCAACCTCGTGAGCCGCATCGAGGAAGACACGGCCGCGCTGGACCGCTCCAATTCGGCCCTGGCCGCCGCGCGGAGTGAACGGGAACGCATCCTGAACGCCTATCACGAGGAAGTGCAGGGAGCCCTGCGCAAGGCCCAGACCGACCTTCTGGAGTTCAGCCAGCGGCTGCGCAAGTATACGGACGAGCTGACACGCACGGTGATCCGCTCACCCGTGGCGGGTGTGGTCAAGGCGCTTTACGTGGTCAATGTGGGCGAGATCATCAAGCCGGGCATGACCATCATGGACATCGTTCCCGCCGGGGACACGCTCATCATCGAGGCGCATCTGCCCATCGCGGACATCGGCTATGTCCAGCCGGGACAGCGGGCGGTGATCAAACTGGCCTCCCGCGACGCCCGGCGCTTCGGCTTCCTGGAGGGCAAGGTGACCCAGGTGAGCCCGGACGCCATCAGTATGCCCAGCGGAGCGACCTACTACCGCGTGTTGGTGGAAACCGAACGCGATCATTTTTCCAGCGGGTCGGATCGCTACCAACTTTATCCGGGCATGCGCGTGGTGGCGGGAATCCACATCGGTTCCCGCAGCGTGCTCGGCTACATCCTTGATCCTTTCCTGGACACCATGAGCCAAGGCCTTCAGGAACGCTGACCACTCCCCACGACATCCCTCCGGCGCGATGAGCGGCCGGACTCGCCGCATCAGTCCGTTTCTTCAGAAAAAATGGAACAACGATTCATCACGCTGGGATAGTTCTATTTTTTCGTCAGTGAGCGAACGCTTTGCCTCTTTTA is a window of Desulfovibrio aminophilus DSM 12254 DNA encoding:
- the galU gene encoding UTP--glucose-1-phosphate uridylyltransferase GalU — its product is MQITKVVIPVAGWGTRSLPATKNIPKEMLPIFKKPVVQYVVEEAMNAGLTDVVFINNQYKKIIEDHFDYNPSLEDTLERAGKLDILKEVRAVAEMVNIISVRQKKQLGLGHAVLCAKEVCKNDPFAVMVGDDLMFGMHSGISQLLDAAKSENMAVVGVIEVPEDKVNRYGIIQGEEYAPGMYRVRNLVEKPAIGTAPSRLAIVGRYVLLPEIFQHLENVKPGVGGEIQLTDALQGLANDKKLLAVRLRGQRFDAGDWVEYLTANIYFALHDEELREPLVRRLRELMPC
- a CDS encoding TolC family protein; its protein translation is MKRRSAQNCLLLCMAAVLLALSGAAQAQDVPKFPLKPLLRDLAVTHDRIKAAEASYESSQHMVEKAKSGWYPRLDATAEGGYEEMSKPGQATTEKWRNVQGLRATQLLYDFGGTSGNIGMYSGLSGEMEARRDQTVQDVLIRGISAYLTTIRARETLKYAIQSEDNIKRLSGMQEALVARGAGLSYEELQVKAQLAGSQSYRVTQERALATAKNMFRSVFGFEPTDVQIQGMVVPVLPKGLIPDTLDVALDTAVKNNFALKELESSVARAEGDLQSRKASFYPKFQLVGETLRKENDQGDRGLRDENRASVLMTYNIFSGMGDMENVSAANADVTAARKGLLDRRRTVEENVRNAWVDLETMRKNVELYQNQANITWEFLGLIKKKKAMGGEVNLLDILVGERDYISAVSSRVATEIDETLAGYTLLYQMGHVSLDNVAR
- a CDS encoding CHASE2 domain-containing protein, which gives rise to MSVKPKKRFKTDKLIILASGLACTCIMALLFVFRPPVLNFLDSKIYDVLLTRGTHKAATNLPLIVDIDEKSLAEYGQWPWPRYRVALLLAKLHSAGALAVGLDVLFAEPDRTSPAILREQLKKELQVDVSFQGLPPQLEDNDQVLAGVLASGPFVLGFNFTHSSTGATGTECDVKPARVALLSGPDALKPEQCLHQAREMICPYPLLAQAASACGFFTTVSDRDGTLRRVPLLVSWNGRLYPSLALATLMQAAGIKNAVLKLGPSGAESLRVGQAVVPLNSLGEMLVRYQGGAGAFPYLSAADILSDRADLGQLKDKIVFIGTSAAGLKDLRSTPFDPVYPGVETHATIVDNILSKDFLSIPDWAPGVEFLSMVLVGVLTTLLLTWARAVWFTIPLAALAVGLWLGAIHVFDNLRLYISPLFSYLALAANFGLITAFKFWREERAKKFIHGAFSHYLAPAVISRIMDNPDALTLEGEEKEVTVLFSDVRGFTSLSEKLTPTQVTELLHAYLTPMTRLITENSGTLDKFIGDAIMAFWNAPLDVPDHQFRALSAALVMFDRLEELNREFERTYGFGIQIGVGLHSGRVRVGNMGSADLFDYTLIGDNVNLTSRLESLTKYYGQRILVSDAIREACGERFIFIEMDRVRVKGKTEPVTLYTVHTKSQAEAQAEELDAYGRALSLYQAARFDEAGNSFKECSSRFGEKILYSMYAERCEALQAQPPGPDWDGVYTHKTK
- the priA gene encoding replication restart helicase PriA; this encodes MRALWRAVLTSPPYAALTYARPAWFPEPWPGQRVLAPVGQGLRAAVLEGPEENAPEGVTLKELLWPLDREPLLDVAWMDMARNLAARQMVPLGRILEAILPRGLRTAQLTFALADRAGGRFPAGLPPRALKSMDDANRAALMDIWLAGNMRVRVHPAKEARERQVSLACDPPWPVRPNAKKRIELLDFLLAEGPHSLEALARVLGPGALALAQALANAGLVRVSYAAEEDDPFESGVGVCATPAEELANTGEQEAALAILRTALESSGAESVLVHGVTGSGKTHVYLELAAHCLESGRSAILLAPEVALACALWRAVSTRFPEAERIFYHGYQSPARREASFLRLGRGKRPALVVGTRSALFLPVPKLGMVVLDEEHDESFKQEERLSYQAKEVAHFRVGSQGGLLVLGSATPDLKTFHAASSGRIPLVTMTHRAGGGTLPSVCVLDITELRDPETPLADEALERLRETLAAGDQAMILLNRRGYAPLMYCLDCGQTVRCPDCHVGLTWHKRSERLVCHYCGHTLSWPLLCPGCGGGNFLPLGEGTERLEEQLRKLVPEPERILRLDRDSARRQERLEDILARFSQGRAQVLVGTQMLAKGHHFPDVTLVVAVNADLGLNLPDYRASERAFQLMVQVSGRAGRGERHGEVLIQTRNPGLPFWKFVIEGDYQGFYEREIALREKYRYPPFVKLALLRLSFPVDWEEGGATVAAFGKALRAAAKPLSITALGPAPAPLARLRGRKRYHCLLKAADWPTIRNLFARLHRDNPAPRHLRLELDLDPVNML
- a CDS encoding OmpH family outer membrane protein, producing MSAFRTAFFVLVLALATAVPTLAQQGKVGFLHPQRVLNESKVGKVAQEDLNRFAQEKDRRIQAATQELQALQNELKAGNLSEDETRRKADALRQKLQQQDRLIQESNEEVRVEEQRLARYVMQKADAIMRQIATRQGFTMILTDPEAIGYVDPAMDITDQVLRALDQAGDQPPPKKK